The following are encoded together in the Bactrocera neohumeralis isolate Rockhampton chromosome 6, APGP_CSIRO_Bneo_wtdbg2-racon-allhic-juicebox.fasta_v2, whole genome shotgun sequence genome:
- the LOC126762033 gene encoding uncharacterized protein LOC126762033: MAILQSCCFWKTVRTGSIASATYTLVYFGFSTVVMLITVYDEQEFLAGSREQPLGESILAKGEITPAILVFNILFLVCSFFIVMSSLLTFVGLKQNRRQLLLPWIIFMLCDILIEIMHLGYLSFTQIVNFDPVVGFIFTIDFFIMCLNSYCLLCVISQYQNYLQGLGCGNQQIRTDVMKQAADDAAGSSQSYLRATKIQKSIASPYITTNPHTHISTIHEEMDQNHKIPSDSAEVPSEQAEDNCLHITVNIPSPL, translated from the exons gtgtACTTTGGTTTCTCCACCGTTGTTATGCTCATTACTGTTTATGATGAACAGGAGTTTCTGGCCGGCAGCAGAGAGCAACCATTAGGGGAAAGCATCTTGGCTAAGGGAGAGATAACACCGG CTATTCTTGTATTTAATATTCTCTTTCTGGTTTGCTCGTTCTTCATCGTCATGTCGTCGCTCTTAACGTTCGTGGGGCTGAAGCAG AATCGTCGTCAGCTGCTGTTACCCTGGATTATTTTCATGCTTTGCGATATCCTGATTGAAATTATGCACTTGGGGTATTTATCATTTACGCAAATCGTCAATTTCGATCCCGTCGTCGGCTTTATATTCACCATCGACTTTTTTATAATGTGTCTAAAT TCTTACTGTCTGCTGTGCGTGATATCGCAATATCAAAATTACCTGCAAGGACTGGGCTGCGGGAATCAACAGATACGG ACGGACGTAATGAAACAAGCAGCTGATGATGCAGCTGGCTCTAGTCAAAGTTATCTGCGTGcaacgaaaatacaaaaatctaTCGCCAGTCCTTACATAACAACAAATCCGCACACGCACATTTCGACGATACACGAGGAGATGGACCAAAATCATAAAATTCCTTCGGATTCAG cgGAAGTGCCGAGCGAACAGGCTGAAGACAACTGCTTACATATAACTGTCAATATTCCGTCTCCGTTATAA